A stretch of DNA from Candidatus Obscuribacterales bacterium:
TTAGCCCCCTGGCTGGCAAAGATACGGCGGGCACTAAGGTAGCTGGGTTCTTCTAGGGCCACAGTATCGCCAGGGGAGACCAGAAGCTGAGTGGCCAGGCTGAGGGCCTGCTGGGTGCCGTTGGTGATCAAAATCTGGTCGGGATGGCACTGCACGGCGCGGGCCTGGGTCAAATAGGTGGCGATCGCTTCCCGCAGTGGCCCATAGCCCATGGGGTCGGTGGCGTAGTCGAGCCAGTCTGCCCGCCGACAGTGGCGTGACAGCAGTTGCCGCCAAATCCCCAGGGGCACGTGGTCGAGGGCGGGACGACCATAGCGAAAGCTGATCGGGGTCTGGGGTTCCGGACTTGGCCCAGCATCAACCTCAGCCAGACGTTGACCGTAGGCAGAAAGTACCAGGGACGGCAGTGATTCTGAGGGAACTGGCTCGACTCCGGGCGCATGAAGCAGGATTTCCGGCAGTTGTTCGCCCACATAGGTGCCGGAGCCGACCACGGTTTGCAGATAGCCTTCACTGAGTAACTGGTCATAGCTCTGGGTGACGGTGGCCCGAGACACCCCTAGGCTCTGGGCCAGGGCACGGGTGGAGGGAAGACGCTGGCGCGGGGCGAGCTGGCCGGTGAGAATCTTCTGGCGCAGGGCGGCGTAGATCTGCTGGTAGCAGGGCATCGGGCTCTGGGCATCGAGTAGCAGGGTGAACTCCATAGGGACAAAGTGGACTGGTGGATTTTATCAGAATTGGCTCTTGTGGGTTACCAATCTGCTGTCTATGCTAGGCGAACAGTCGTAATTGTGCTATTCCCCAGTTCTGCCAGCCGAAAGACATCTCCCATGGTGACAACCCCTGCCGTAGCCTTTCGAGCCGCCACTTCCCAAGAGGACGGAGTGATCGCCGAGCACTTTTACCGCATGTGGCGCGACTTGGGGATAACCGATGCGGTGATTCAGCCCCAGTGGCCCAGCCTCTGCACCGAGTTCATCGCCCACGCCCGCCAGCACCTGCACTACCAGGCCTTTGTAGCCGAGGTAGAAGGGGCGATCATTGGCTCTGCAGGAGGGCAGCGCTTCGCCGGGCTGTATCCCTGGATTATCTCCCCCAGCGATCGCCAGTACGGCTATATCTGGGGCGTCTATGTGGAGCCGGAGTATCGCCATCGGGGCATCGCTTCCCAGCTGATCCGGCTCACCGTGGAGCATTTGCGAGCGATCGGCTGCACCAAAGTGGTGCTGAATGCTGCCCCCAAGGCTCACCCCCTCTACCAGCGACTAGGCTTCCGCGACAGCAATTTGATGGAACTCGATCTAAGCGCAACCGAACTCCCATGAAGCTTTCCCTAACTCCAGAATCCAGCCATCTGGCGGACTACCTCGCTCCCTCACCGGTGATCGATTGGCACCATCCGACCATTCCGCCCCTAGCAAAATCCCTGACCAAGGACATTCCCTCGGTTCCGGAGCAGATCAAGGTGGTATACGAATGGGTGCGCGATCGCATCTCCCACACCTGCGATATAGGTGACCATCGCGTCACCTGCACCGCCTCCGAAGTGCTGCACCAGGACCACGGCTTCTGTTTTGCCAAGGCCCACCTGCTGGCGGCGCTGCTGCGCAGTTGCGCCATTCCCACCGGCCTTTGCTACCAGCGCCTGGTATTCGACGATGCCCAGCCCGACCGATTCACCCTCCATGGTCTCAACGCCGTCTACCTACCAGAGCTAAACCGCTGGGTGCGCCTAGATGCCCGGGGCAATAAACCAGGGGTGCAAGCAGAATTTTGCTGGAATCGCGAACAGCTTGCCTACCCCATCCGCCCTCACCGCGGCGAAGTGGACTATCCCAACCTCTATGCCGAGCCACATCCCACCATCGTCACCGCGTTGCAAACCCACCCCACTGCCCTAGCCCTCATCGACCACCTCCCCGCCACTCTATAACGCCCCTCTCCTCCAACCTCCCCTATCCCCTACCCTTTAGGAGCTCTTTCCCATGCCCCACTCCTCTGTACCGACCCCTCGCACCCAAGTCAAGCGCATCCCCCAGCGGGCCAGCTACAACTCCCAGCAGGTCTATGACATTCTCGATGAAGCACTGGTCTGCCACCTCGGCTTTGTCGTCGAAGGGCAACCTTTTGTGATTCCCACCGCCTATGGCCGTTTGGAAGATAAGCTCTATATCCACGGTTCCCCCGCTAGCCGCATGTTGCGCACCCTAGATCAGGGGGTGGATGTCTGCCTCACGGTGACGCTGCTGGATGGACTAGTGCTGGCGCGATCGGCCTTTCACCACTCGATGAACTACCGCTCGGTGGTGCTGTTTGGCACGGCAACTCGGGTGGATAACCCGACTGAAAAACTGACGGCACTCAAAGCATTTACCGATCACGTAGTGCCCGATCGCTGGGCAGAGGTGCGCCCCCCCAACCCCCAAGAACTGGCCGGTACCCTAGTGCTGTCCCTGCCGATCGCTGAGGCCTCAGCCAAGATACGCACCGGCCCACCGATTGATGCGCCGGAGGATTATGGGCTGCCGGTGTGGGCAGGGGAAATTCCGCTACAACTGACGGCGGCGGCTCCGGTGGTTGATGATCGCTGTCTACCTCAGCTTGAGGTGCCGGAGTATGTGGTGTCCTATCAGCGGACATAGATCAAGCCATATGGATAGGCTTAAACAACTGCGTAGCGTCAGGATTCAGTCTCTTGGCGTTACGCAAGCTTATTTCAATCGTCATACGCTCTGACGATGAGGCGGCTGCTATGCCAGCATGGGATATGGAAGTGCGATACTTCAACTTTATTTTATTGAGATTTTACTCAAATCGCCATCATACAGACATTTTAG
This window harbors:
- a CDS encoding GNAT family N-acetyltransferase → MVTTPAVAFRAATSQEDGVIAEHFYRMWRDLGITDAVIQPQWPSLCTEFIAHARQHLHYQAFVAEVEGAIIGSAGGQRFAGLYPWIISPSDRQYGYIWGVYVEPEYRHRGIASQLIRLTVEHLRAIGCTKVVLNAAPKAHPLYQRLGFRDSNLMELDLSATELP
- a CDS encoding transglutaminase family protein, yielding MKLSLTPESSHLADYLAPSPVIDWHHPTIPPLAKSLTKDIPSVPEQIKVVYEWVRDRISHTCDIGDHRVTCTASEVLHQDHGFCFAKAHLLAALLRSCAIPTGLCYQRLVFDDAQPDRFTLHGLNAVYLPELNRWVRLDARGNKPGVQAEFCWNREQLAYPIRPHRGEVDYPNLYAEPHPTIVTALQTHPTALALIDHLPATL
- a CDS encoding pyridoxamine 5'-phosphate oxidase family protein; amino-acid sequence: MPHSSVPTPRTQVKRIPQRASYNSQQVYDILDEALVCHLGFVVEGQPFVIPTAYGRLEDKLYIHGSPASRMLRTLDQGVDVCLTVTLLDGLVLARSAFHHSMNYRSVVLFGTATRVDNPTEKLTALKAFTDHVVPDRWAEVRPPNPQELAGTLVLSLPIAEASAKIRTGPPIDAPEDYGLPVWAGEIPLQLTAAAPVVDDRCLPQLEVPEYVVSYQRT